In the Rhizobium sp. SSA_523 genome, CAGGATCTGTTCGGCCAGCGGGTCCTGGACGAATTTCTGAATGACCCGCTTCAACGGCCGTGCCCCGTAAACCGGGTCATAGCCCTTATTGGCCAGCCATTCCCGCGCATCGTCACCGAGGTCAAGGGTCACCTTGCGGTCGAGCAGAAGCTGCAGCAGCCGCTTCATCTGGATATCGACAATCGCGCCCATCTCGCTGCGGGCCAGCCGATGGAAGAGAATGATCTCATCCACACGGTTCAGGAATTCCGGACGGAAGGACGATTTCACGACATCCATCACCTGATCGCGAACGCTATCGACATCCTGCCCCTCGCCCAGGCTCGTCAGATATTCCGCGCCCAGATTGGAGGTCATGATGATGATCGTGTTCTTGAAGTCGACCGTCCGGCCCTGCCCGTCCGTCAGACGCCCGTCATCGAGCACCTGCAGAAGGACATTGAACACGTCCGGATGCGCCTTTTCGATCTCGTCGAACAGGACGACCTGATAGGGCTTGCGGCGGATCGCCTCCGTCAACGCGCCGCCTTCGTCATAGCCGACATAGCCGGGAGGTGCCCCGATGAGGCGGGATACGGAGTGTTTCTCCATATATTCCGACATGTCGATCCGGACCATGGCCGTCTCGTCGTCAAACAGGAACCGCGCCAGAGACTTGGTGAGCTCCGTTTTGCCGACACCGGTCGGGCCGAGGAAGATGAACGAGCCGATCGGCCGGTTCGGATCCTGCAGGCCGGCACGCGAGCGGCGCACGGCACGCGACACGGCCTGAACCGCATCCCCCTGGCCGACGACCGAGCGCGCCAGTTCGTCTTCCATCCGCAACAGCTTGTCGCGTTCGCCTTCCAGCATCTTGTCGACCGGAATACCCGTCCAGCGGGACACGACATGGGCGATCGCATCCGGCGTCACGACTTCCTGCACCATGGATGATGCGGCCGAATCGCGTTCCTCTGCCTCTTTCAGCGCCTTTTCCAGATTGGGGATCACCCCATAGGTCAGTTCGCCGGCGCGCTGATATTCACCTTTGCGCTGGGCAATCGCCAGATCATTGCGTGCCTCGTCCAGCTGGCGCTTGAGATCCGCAGCCAGGCCGAGCTTCTGCTTTTCCGCCTGCCAGCGGGCCGTCAGCGCATCCGCCTCTTCCTCCAGCGTGGAAAGCTCGCTCTCCAGGCGCGCCAGACGATCGGCGGACGCCGTGTCGGTTTCCTTTTTCAGCGCCTCCCGCTCGATCTTGAGCTGGATGATGCGGCGGTCGAGTTCGTCCAGCTCTTCCGGCTTGGAATCCACCTGCATGCGCAGCCTGGATGCGGCCTCGTCCATCAGGTCGATCGCCTTGTCCGGGAGAAAGCGGTCCGTGATATAGCGGTTGGACAGGGTCGCAGCCGCAACCAGAGCCGAATCGGAAATCCGGACCTTGTGATGCTGCTCGTATTTCTCCTTCAGGCCGCGCAGGATCGAGATCGTGTCTTCCACCGTCGGCTCATCCACCATTACCGGCTGGAAGCGACGGGCAAGCGCCGGATCCTTCTCGACATGCTTGCGATACTCATCCAGCGTTGTTGCGCCGACGCAGTGCAGCTCGCCACGCGCCAGGGCCGGCTTCAACAGATTGGAGGCGTCCATGGCGCCATCGGCCTTGCCGGCACCCACAAGCGTGTGCATCTCGTCGATGAACAGGATGATCTCGCCGTTTTCCGACTGTACCTCGGACAGCACGCTCTTCAGCCGCTCCTCGAATTCACCGCGATATTTGGCGCCGGCAATCAATGCGCCCATGTCGAGAGCCATCAGGCGCTTGTCCTTCAGGCTTTCCGGCACGTCGCCATTGACGATACGCAGCGCCAGACCCTCGGCAATGGCTGTCTTGCCAACGCCGGGCTCGCCGATCAGGACAGGATTGTTCTTCGTCCGTCGCGACAGGACCTGGATCGTCCGGCGGATTTCGTCGTCACGGCCGATAACCGGATCGAGCCGACCCTCACGCGCCTCGGCCGTCAGATCGCGCGCAAACTTCTTCAGCGCATCGAAGCCCTGTTCGGCATTGGCACTGTCGGCCGTGCGTCCCTTGCGCAGGTCGTTGATGACCTGGTTGAGCGACTGCGCCGTGACGCCGGCCTTCTTCAGGCTGGCGGATGTGGATGCCGTGCCCTCGATGGCAAGCGCCAGCAGCAGGCGCTCGACGGTGACGAAACTGTCTCCGGCCTTCTTGGCGGCATCTTCGGCAGTGGAAAACACCCGCGCGAGCGGTTGCGCCAGATAGACCTGGCCATTGCCGCCGGAGACCTTGGGCAATTTTGCAAGCGCTGCATCATTGGCAAGACGGGCTTCCTTGGCATTGCCGCCAGCGCGCTCGATCAGCGAAGCAGCCATGCCCTGCTCGTCATCCAGCAGAACTTTCAGGACATGTTCAGGGGTAAATTGCTGATGCCCCTCCGACAGGGCAAGGGTCTGGGCAGACTGCAGGAATCCGCGAACCCGCTCGGAATATTTCTCTATATTCATGTGTAACCTCCTTGGATCGCCCTGCCCTTATATAAGCCACAGGCCGACAGTTGAGATTGAGCTCCCTCAAAAGGCGAGCCCTTCTTTCCGCATTGGCTTGCAAGCGAAAAGACGTGTCGGAAGAGATATGGGAGGCATGAAACGGCGTTTAAAGATCGCCAAACGAAAAACCCCGACCTGTGACAGGCCGGGGTTTTAAAGATGAATTTGCCGCCTCTGAAGCCAGCTGCGCCTGCGACCGGTGCGCGTCTTGTAAGTTCCGCAGACTGAATGTCTCGCGGATCGCAAGTGCCGCAAACGGGAGCGCCGCAAACGGGAGCGCCACCGAACGGCGGCGCGCCCGCTTATTCGCCGGCTTCGGCGAGAGCCGGAGCGTCATCTCCCGCCGTCGTCTCGCCTTCGCCATCGGCAGTCCGGCGGGTCCGACGCGGACGATTGCTCGGGCTGCGGCGGCGGGGCTGGCGCTCGCGGGGAGCAGCAGCGGCTGCGCCTTCTTCCTCGATCGCCACTTCGGCAGGGGTTCCCTCGATAATCGGCTGAGGACCGGAACCGTCATCGACGACCGCTGCGGGCTGCGCAACGGCTTCGCGCCGGCGCGGCGCGGGTGACTGATGTGAGGCCGGTGCCCGTTCGGCCGGAGCCTTGGCGGCGGGTGCCCGCTCTGCCGGAGACTGGGCGGCCGGAGCCTGCTGCGCAGCCGGGGCACCAGAGGCGGAAGAGGCCGACGGCGCCTGCGACG is a window encoding:
- a CDS encoding DUF4167 domain-containing protein gives rise to the protein MRPGQQNKRGRGRGSNNNNNGGGGGGNNFNRKGSNPLTRTYDSSGPDIKIRGTAQHIAEKYATLARDAQSAGDRVMAENYLQHAEHYNRIIAAAQAQMQERFQRDERHDSADRDGDDMDGMDGDDNGFVQQSSQAPSASSASGAPAAQQAPAAQSPAERAPAAKAPAERAPASHQSPAPRRREAVAQPAAVVDDGSGPQPIIEGTPAEVAIEEEGAAAAAPRERQPRRRSPSNRPRRTRRTADGEGETTAGDDAPALAEAGE
- the clpB gene encoding ATP-dependent chaperone ClpB, translating into MNIEKYSERVRGFLQSAQTLALSEGHQQFTPEHVLKVLLDDEQGMAASLIERAGGNAKEARLANDAALAKLPKVSGGNGQVYLAQPLARVFSTAEDAAKKAGDSFVTVERLLLALAIEGTASTSASLKKAGVTAQSLNQVINDLRKGRTADSANAEQGFDALKKFARDLTAEAREGRLDPVIGRDDEIRRTIQVLSRRTKNNPVLIGEPGVGKTAIAEGLALRIVNGDVPESLKDKRLMALDMGALIAGAKYRGEFEERLKSVLSEVQSENGEIILFIDEMHTLVGAGKADGAMDASNLLKPALARGELHCVGATTLDEYRKHVEKDPALARRFQPVMVDEPTVEDTISILRGLKEKYEQHHKVRISDSALVAAATLSNRYITDRFLPDKAIDLMDEAASRLRMQVDSKPEELDELDRRIIQLKIEREALKKETDTASADRLARLESELSTLEEEADALTARWQAEKQKLGLAADLKRQLDEARNDLAIAQRKGEYQRAGELTYGVIPNLEKALKEAEERDSAASSMVQEVVTPDAIAHVVSRWTGIPVDKMLEGERDKLLRMEDELARSVVGQGDAVQAVSRAVRRSRAGLQDPNRPIGSFIFLGPTGVGKTELTKSLARFLFDDETAMVRIDMSEYMEKHSVSRLIGAPPGYVGYDEGGALTEAIRRKPYQVVLFDEIEKAHPDVFNVLLQVLDDGRLTDGQGRTVDFKNTIIIMTSNLGAEYLTSLGEGQDVDSVRDQVMDVVKSSFRPEFLNRVDEIILFHRLARSEMGAIVDIQMKRLLQLLLDRKVTLDLGDDAREWLANKGYDPVYGARPLKRVIQKFVQDPLAEQILGGQIPDGSSVKISAGSDRLLFSVKRDVAEAA